The following proteins are encoded in a genomic region of Fibrobacter sp. UWR4:
- a CDS encoding DMT family transporter: MKIGLKNQGSMAVWHILAIATILFWGTSFVSTKVLINHGFSAVQIFTIRFAATYLMLLVVGLRNIRFHSNSWKDELFFLLGGVTGCTIYFWAENTALTISQSSNVSLIVCTNPLLILLVGVFFFKREKLLPRQIAGSFITFIGMVLVVLNGKFVLKLSPVGDMLAFGAAIAWTVYSYSTESVRSKYSTLFAIRKIFFYGFLTSLPIFALDYFGLGTEGNFVAHPIPWDAFKEPVVIMNFLCLCIFSNLFGYLIWNKVMDKLGTVLASNYIFALPLITMITAAITIGEHISSVAIAGAAAIVTGMIMAEYKKK, translated from the coding sequence GTGAAAATCGGCTTAAAAAATCAAGGTTCCATGGCCGTCTGGCATATTCTCGCCATCGCGACCATCTTGTTCTGGGGTACCAGTTTCGTCAGCACCAAGGTGCTGATTAACCACGGGTTTTCTGCGGTGCAGATTTTCACCATCCGCTTCGCGGCAACTTATTTGATGCTGCTGGTAGTAGGGTTACGAAATATTCGCTTCCACTCCAACAGCTGGAAAGATGAACTATTCTTCCTGCTAGGCGGCGTCACGGGATGCACCATCTACTTCTGGGCAGAAAACACCGCATTGACCATTTCCCAGAGCAGCAACGTCTCGCTGATCGTCTGCACCAACCCGCTATTGATTTTGCTAGTGGGCGTATTCTTTTTTAAGCGCGAAAAGTTACTGCCCCGGCAAATTGCAGGATCTTTCATCACCTTCATCGGCATGGTGCTTGTGGTGCTTAACGGAAAATTCGTACTGAAGCTTTCTCCCGTAGGAGACATGCTGGCCTTCGGCGCAGCCATTGCCTGGACCGTCTATTCCTACTCCACGGAATCGGTTCGGAGCAAGTATTCCACCCTATTCGCCATCCGAAAAATTTTCTTCTATGGATTTTTGACATCCCTTCCCATTTTCGCATTGGACTACTTCGGCCTTGGAACTGAAGGGAATTTCGTCGCACATCCTATTCCATGGGACGCCTTCAAGGAACCGGTGGTCATCATGAACTTCCTCTGCCTCTGCATTTTCAGCAACCTCTTCGGCTACCTGATCTGGAACAAGGTCATGGACAAGCTGGGAACGGTTCTTGCGTCCAACTACATTTTCGCCCTCCCTCTCATAACCATGATTACTGCGGCAATCACTATCGGGGAACACATTTCCTCCGTAGCCATTGCAGGTGCCGCCGCCATTGTGACTGGCATGATCATGGCGGAATACAAGAAGAAATAA
- a CDS encoding RNA polymerase sigma factor, producing the protein MNRQDIADRVAFSKVYETFAPMVMRRCLAMLKDEAEASDMMQNVFLRIYAHRNTLDLSNPSSLLWNTATRLCLNRIRDKKRRGLNVDCSEMLLQIAAADDELETYESAGILKKIFAKEPESTRTMAVLHFVDGMTLEETAEAVGLSVSGVRKRLRTLQEKVKNLEVK; encoded by the coding sequence ATGAATAGGCAAGATATTGCAGACAGAGTGGCTTTTTCCAAGGTTTACGAGACCTTCGCACCCATGGTGATGCGTCGTTGCCTCGCTATGCTGAAGGATGAAGCCGAAGCCAGCGATATGATGCAGAATGTTTTCCTGAGAATTTACGCCCACCGCAATACTTTGGACTTGTCCAATCCATCAAGCCTCCTGTGGAATACGGCCACCCGGCTTTGCCTGAACCGTATTCGCGACAAGAAGCGTAGGGGCCTGAATGTGGATTGCAGCGAAATGCTTTTGCAGATTGCTGCCGCCGATGACGAGTTGGAGACTTACGAATCTGCGGGTATCCTCAAGAAGATTTTCGCCAAGGAGCCTGAGTCTACCCGCACCATGGCTGTTCTGCATTTTGTGGATGGCATGACTTTGGAAGAAACCGCAGAAGCCGTAGGGCTTTCCGTTAGCGGCGTCCGTAAACGTCTCCGCACCTTGCAGGAGAAGGTCAAGAACTTGGAGGTAAAGTAA
- a CDS encoding caspase family protein translates to MFRSAINTFISLCGFGLIALLGLASFSHAAENNTIDRYVIAISANNGGSNRPMLRYAESDAKSFANVLKDMGGVKPQNLILIQEPSVSFLNSRMEDLDKILVKNQGKNGREEVLVYYSGHADEKGLRLGNEVYAWSEFRKRVDNLSADVKIAVIDACGSGAITRAKGGVAVPAFMIDQSSDMKGYAFITSSTQDESSQESDKLKGSFFTHSLVSGLRGAGDLSGDGKVTLSEAYQFAFNETLQKTQSTMGGAQHPSRDMNLAGTGDVVMTDLRSMGAGVSFHKDLDGRLFIRDDKGSLVAELYKAAGRNMSLGLPAGAYEIHLEKSAVHKTASVNLSNGKIENVSLALFKDVNVEKTVARGELGGKRSCANGDSVMCSLDSLDHSATFRTTFNAVDKDTLPRKGLQIGVFTSLTTDYMIGGQLSLFVNASKKEMHGIQVAGVADISRDHIEGAQISGIVNYAGSFDGLQLSHVNIAKDNSEGVQISTVNLALDTLSAVQVGAINYAGYVPVQVGAVNVAGASDIQVSSINVAASVEKTMVGAINVAGSNNSVDVGAINVAGSSKGRQIGVINICGNCEKTPIGLINIVGNGVWTASGIFNEMGGTGIKLDLGTAYFYTSFETSRNFKEGHLLKSYDDIWEDGFGVGTHFGMYGHHFALEYMFLNVADKYKGSYGGSDEDDKFAFHHRIRLGATSKLLPGVGLTGGLSLNLASRGYADRNPLKPLGEYHDDFGSERHAARFWPGFYAGLTVGRF, encoded by the coding sequence ATGTTTAGGAGTGCAATTAATACGTTTATAAGCCTCTGCGGCTTTGGTCTGATCGCCTTGCTTGGCTTGGCCAGTTTTTCCCACGCGGCGGAGAACAATACCATCGACCGTTATGTCATTGCCATCAGCGCAAACAACGGTGGATCGAATCGCCCCATGCTTCGCTATGCGGAAAGCGATGCCAAGTCCTTTGCCAATGTGCTCAAGGACATGGGTGGCGTAAAGCCCCAGAATTTGATTTTGATTCAGGAACCAAGTGTCAGTTTTTTGAATTCCCGCATGGAAGACCTAGATAAGATCCTCGTAAAGAATCAGGGCAAGAACGGTCGTGAAGAAGTGCTGGTCTATTACAGCGGCCACGCCGACGAAAAGGGCTTACGCCTGGGTAACGAGGTTTACGCCTGGTCTGAATTCCGCAAGCGTGTGGATAACCTGAGCGCCGATGTGAAGATTGCAGTCATCGATGCTTGCGGTTCCGGTGCCATTACCCGCGCCAAGGGCGGTGTGGCGGTACCTGCCTTCATGATTGACCAGAGTAGCGACATGAAGGGATACGCCTTCATTACCAGCAGCACCCAGGATGAATCCAGCCAGGAAAGCGACAAGCTGAAGGGCTCCTTCTTTACCCACTCCCTGGTCAGCGGCCTTCGCGGGGCAGGGGACCTGAGTGGCGACGGGAAAGTCACTCTTTCCGAAGCTTACCAGTTCGCCTTCAACGAAACTCTCCAGAAGACTCAGAGCACCATGGGCGGCGCCCAGCATCCTAGCCGCGATATGAATCTGGCAGGTACCGGCGACGTGGTCATGACGGATTTGCGCAGCATGGGTGCAGGCGTTTCCTTCCACAAGGATCTGGATGGCCGCCTGTTCATTCGAGACGACAAGGGCTCCCTGGTGGCAGAACTTTACAAGGCTGCCGGTCGTAACATGTCCCTGGGTTTGCCTGCTGGCGCCTACGAAATCCATCTGGAAAAGTCTGCCGTACACAAGACTGCAAGCGTCAACCTGTCCAACGGTAAAATCGAGAACGTTTCACTAGCGCTGTTTAAGGACGTAAACGTCGAAAAGACTGTTGCCCGTGGGGAACTGGGTGGCAAGAGGTCTTGCGCCAATGGCGATTCCGTCATGTGTTCTCTTGACTCGCTTGACCATAGCGCAACATTTCGTACCACCTTCAACGCGGTGGACAAGGATACTCTTCCCCGCAAGGGCTTGCAGATAGGCGTCTTTACCTCTCTTACGACGGATTACATGATTGGTGGTCAGTTGAGCTTGTTCGTGAACGCGTCCAAGAAAGAAATGCATGGCATTCAAGTGGCAGGTGTTGCCGACATTAGCCGTGATCATATTGAGGGCGCGCAAATTTCAGGCATTGTGAACTACGCAGGAAGTTTTGATGGCTTACAGCTTTCTCATGTCAACATTGCAAAGGATAATTCCGAGGGTGTTCAGATTTCCACCGTAAATCTGGCTCTCGATACGCTTAGTGCCGTACAGGTAGGTGCCATCAACTACGCAGGTTATGTACCTGTCCAGGTGGGGGCAGTCAACGTTGCCGGTGCGTCTGACATTCAGGTGTCCTCCATTAACGTGGCCGCTTCCGTAGAGAAAACAATGGTGGGCGCCATCAATGTGGCTGGCAGCAACAATTCCGTGGACGTGGGTGCCATTAATGTGGCCGGTTCCTCGAAAGGTCGTCAGATTGGCGTCATCAACATCTGCGGAAACTGCGAAAAAACTCCCATCGGCCTCATCAACATTGTGGGTAATGGCGTATGGACTGCTTCGGGAATCTTCAACGAAATGGGCGGCACCGGCATCAAGCTGGACCTGGGTACGGCCTACTTCTACACTAGCTTTGAAACATCCCGCAACTTCAAGGAAGGTCACTTGCTCAAGAGCTATGACGATATCTGGGAAGACGGTTTTGGCGTTGGAACCCACTTTGGCATGTACGGCCATCACTTTGCACTGGAATACATGTTCCTGAATGTGGCTGATAAGTATAAGGGCAGCTATGGTGGCAGCGATGAAGACGACAAATTTGCCTTCCATCACCGCATCCGCCTGGGTGCGACATCCAAGCTGTTGCCTGGTGTGGGCTTGACTGGTGGCCTGTCCCTCAATTTGGCATCCAGGGGCTATGCGGATAGAAACCCCTTGAAGCCTCTGGGCGAATACCATGATGATTTCGGCTCTGAAAGACATGCAGCCCGATTCTGGCCAGGCTTCTACGCAGGCCTCACCGTCGGAAGATTCTAG
- a CDS encoding tetraacyldisaccharide 4'-kinase: MDIVRKLRGILAAYYWAAYSLHHKLFLRPGCPLKNSKLVVIGSFRAGGAGKTPFCLWLARRMTAQGKRVAILCHRSAFDEIRLYRQELAEQIRQGLAEIVGTDNRYRTAREIDRGIAPEGSGKSKTAPDFILCDDGFEDSRLRPHAIIRLDWEKAPTDINQLIPAGKFRSLLQDHARDLDRTLALRCYGANPDVLFNIDCISNCKGEFPQYRQTIALCGLGDPERFIHDLKRAELNPTKWNFRPDHDRNFEKITSGILRDSAQANLVITQKDALRLSKDLLDDPRIFIATQSVQVHDSARAQIQQVLAK, translated from the coding sequence ATGGATATCGTTCGGAAATTGCGGGGGATTCTTGCGGCCTACTACTGGGCGGCGTATTCGTTGCATCACAAGCTGTTCCTTAGACCGGGATGTCCGCTGAAAAATTCCAAGCTTGTCGTCATCGGAAGTTTCAGGGCGGGTGGTGCGGGAAAAACGCCTTTCTGCCTGTGGCTCGCCCGGCGCATGACCGCCCAGGGGAAGCGTGTGGCGATCCTTTGCCATAGGTCCGCCTTTGACGAAATCCGACTGTACCGGCAGGAGTTGGCGGAACAGATCCGGCAGGGACTTGCAGAAATCGTGGGGACGGACAACCGCTACAGGACCGCCCGGGAAATCGACCGGGGGATAGCCCCCGAGGGAAGCGGCAAGAGCAAAACGGCGCCGGACTTTATCCTATGCGACGACGGTTTCGAGGACAGTCGCCTTCGGCCCCACGCCATTATCCGGCTGGACTGGGAGAAGGCGCCCACGGACATAAACCAGCTAATCCCTGCAGGGAAGTTCAGAAGCCTATTGCAGGACCACGCCCGGGACCTGGACAGGACCCTAGCGCTCCGCTGCTATGGCGCGAATCCAGATGTCCTGTTCAACATCGACTGCATCTCCAACTGCAAGGGAGAATTCCCGCAGTACAGACAAACTATAGCTTTGTGTGGCCTCGGAGATCCTGAGCGTTTCATCCACGATTTGAAACGTGCGGAACTGAACCCCACGAAATGGAATTTCCGTCCCGACCACGACAGGAATTTTGAAAAAATCACTAGCGGAATTCTCCGTGACTCAGCCCAGGCAAATTTGGTCATTACCCAGAAAGACGCCCTCAGACTCTCCAAGGACCTGCTGGACGATCCCCGTATCTTCATCGCTACACAATCGGTACAAGTTCACGACTCCGCTCGGGCCCAAATTCAGCAAGTTCTCGCGAAATAG
- the aroC gene encoding chorismate synthase has product MSSTFGKIFSVTTWGESHGAGVGSVLDGCPAGLPLTEEDVQAELNRRRPGQNKMTTPRDEKDQVKILSGVFEGKTTGTPISFAVFNEDQRSHDYSEIQKWYRPGHADLCYDLKYGFRDYRGGGRSSARETIGRVAAGAVAKKLLKQVAGTEIMAWVNSIGEVDCGPLNLDELTLDQIEASPVRCPDPAASAKMEQAVLSARENMDSVGGTVCLLVKNPPVALGEPVFDRLDALLAQAMLSIPASKGFEIGSGFAAARMHGSEHNDELFFDGNSYHTRTNNAGGSLGGISNGEPIYCKVAFKPTATISQEQKTAGRGGENGTLAARGRHDPCVAVRAPVIVESMAALVLADLFLQQKRHFL; this is encoded by the coding sequence ATGTCTAGCACTTTTGGTAAGATTTTTTCCGTCACGACCTGGGGTGAATCCCATGGTGCAGGTGTAGGTTCCGTCCTGGACGGCTGCCCTGCAGGCCTCCCCCTCACCGAAGAAGACGTTCAGGCAGAACTGAACCGTCGCCGCCCTGGCCAGAACAAGATGACCACCCCCCGCGACGAAAAGGACCAGGTAAAGATCCTTTCTGGCGTTTTTGAAGGAAAAACCACAGGTACGCCCATTTCTTTCGCTGTTTTCAACGAAGACCAGCGTAGTCATGACTATTCCGAAATCCAGAAGTGGTACCGTCCGGGCCATGCAGACCTGTGCTACGACCTGAAGTACGGTTTCAGGGATTATCGTGGCGGTGGACGTAGTTCCGCCCGCGAAACCATCGGCCGCGTCGCCGCTGGCGCTGTAGCAAAGAAGCTTTTGAAGCAGGTGGCCGGTACCGAAATCATGGCCTGGGTCAACTCCATCGGCGAAGTGGACTGCGGCCCCCTGAACCTGGACGAACTGACTTTGGACCAGATTGAAGCTTCCCCCGTGCGCTGCCCGGATCCTGCCGCAAGTGCAAAAATGGAGCAGGCGGTTCTTTCCGCCCGTGAGAACATGGACAGCGTAGGCGGAACTGTCTGCCTGCTGGTGAAGAACCCGCCTGTCGCTCTCGGTGAACCGGTGTTCGACCGTCTGGACGCACTTCTCGCGCAGGCAATGCTTTCCATCCCTGCAAGCAAGGGCTTTGAAATCGGTAGCGGTTTTGCTGCCGCCCGCATGCATGGAAGCGAACATAACGACGAACTTTTCTTCGACGGAAACTCCTACCACACCAGGACCAACAACGCTGGCGGTTCCCTGGGCGGTATCAGCAACGGCGAACCTATCTACTGCAAGGTGGCTTTCAAGCCTACCGCAACCATCAGCCAGGAACAGAAGACTGCGGGCCGTGGTGGCGAAAACGGGACCTTGGCCGCCCGCGGACGTCATGACCCCTGCGTGGCCGTACGCGCTCCCGTGATCGTAGAGAGCATGGCTGCATTGGTGCTGGCCGATTTATTCCTGCAGCAGAAACGCCATTTTTTGTAA
- a CDS encoding NADH peroxidase, translated as MIMKVWKCKVCGYIHMGEEAPDECPLCKAKKAAFVLQGESAPAAAAAGAKVVKTVFADEHKVGIAQGLDPEVVQGLRENFNGECCEVGMYLAMSRQADREGYPEVAEAYKRIAFEEAEHAAKFAELLGEVVHADTKLNLQLRVAAEAGATEGKLALAKRAKELNYDAIHDTVHEMCKDEARHGGAFEGLLNRYFNK; from the coding sequence ATGATTATGAAGGTTTGGAAGTGCAAGGTCTGCGGTTATATCCACATGGGTGAAGAAGCTCCGGATGAATGCCCCCTCTGCAAGGCAAAGAAGGCTGCATTCGTGCTTCAGGGTGAATCCGCTCCCGCAGCAGCAGCTGCCGGTGCCAAGGTGGTAAAGACCGTCTTCGCTGACGAACATAAGGTGGGTATCGCCCAGGGTCTCGATCCGGAAGTGGTCCAGGGTCTCCGCGAAAACTTCAACGGTGAATGCTGCGAAGTGGGTATGTATCTTGCCATGAGCCGTCAGGCCGACCGCGAAGGCTACCCGGAAGTTGCCGAAGCCTACAAGCGCATCGCTTTCGAAGAAGCTGAACACGCTGCAAAGTTTGCAGAACTCCTGGGTGAAGTGGTCCACGCCGATACCAAGTTGAACCTCCAGCTCCGCGTGGCTGCAGAAGCTGGCGCTACCGAAGGCAAGCTTGCTCTTGCTAAGCGCGCCAAGGAACTGAACTACGACGCTATCCATGACACCGTCCACGAAATGTGCAAGGACGAAGCCCGTCACGGTGGCGCCTTCGAAGGTCTCCTGAACCGCTACTTCAACAAGTAA
- a CDS encoding Fur family transcriptional regulator has product MKDSVAILTRHKIRPSVQRVSVLHYLRGVKTHPTVDTIYQALLQENPGMSRTTVYNTLELLRDNGIVTALDFGEGYLRYDAQRIPHSHFLCDRCGKVYDIMTPPPNCLGLLPTGFALKRTQLSMGGICAECMQAPATTESEQKELDEAAASKRLSEVMY; this is encoded by the coding sequence ATGAAAGACTCCGTAGCAATTCTCACGAGACACAAGATTCGCCCCTCCGTCCAGAGGGTCAGTGTGCTCCATTACCTGCGGGGAGTCAAGACCCACCCTACGGTGGATACCATCTACCAGGCTCTCCTTCAGGAAAATCCCGGCATGTCCAGGACTACGGTCTACAACACGCTGGAACTCCTGAGGGACAACGGCATCGTGACGGCTCTGGACTTCGGGGAAGGTTACCTGCGCTATGACGCGCAGAGAATTCCCCATAGCCACTTCCTCTGCGACCGCTGCGGAAAGGTTTACGATATCATGACTCCGCCCCCTAACTGTCTGGGACTTCTACCCACGGGTTTTGCCCTCAAGCGGACTCAACTCAGTATGGGCGGCATCTGCGCCGAGTGCATGCAGGCTCCCGCTACAACGGAATCCGAACAGAAGGAGTTGGACGAAGCGGCCGCCTCGAAGCGTCTGTCCGAAGTGATGTACTAA
- a CDS encoding TrkA family potassium uptake protein: MASKQFVVIGLGNTGYFLARHLTALGHDVMVVDPSPEKIQDISNQVAQAVVADGTRKKQLQSLPLAKVDSVICCIGEDLQASLLTVLNLRELGVKHIIAKSSSPAHTTILEKLGVADIFHPERDMAISLAERLNRPNMVDYLPFMDGYSIVELACPAAFWDKTLKELNLTHKYGIQVIAIRDPLEPTPKIGNIADYILKENDVLFVIGSNDALDKLKA; encoded by the coding sequence ATGGCTTCAAAACAATTTGTAGTGATCGGCCTGGGTAATACAGGCTACTTTCTGGCACGTCACCTGACCGCCCTTGGTCACGACGTCATGGTGGTGGACCCCAGTCCCGAAAAGATTCAAGATATTTCCAACCAGGTTGCCCAGGCAGTCGTTGCCGACGGCACCCGCAAGAAGCAGCTTCAGTCCCTGCCGCTAGCAAAGGTGGACAGCGTGATCTGCTGTATCGGCGAAGACCTGCAGGCTTCCCTCCTGACGGTTCTGAACCTTCGTGAACTGGGCGTCAAGCACATTATCGCCAAGTCCAGTAGCCCCGCCCATACCACCATCCTGGAAAAGCTGGGCGTTGCGGACATCTTCCATCCGGAACGAGACATGGCAATTTCTCTGGCAGAACGCCTGAACCGCCCCAACATGGTGGACTACCTGCCCTTTATGGACGGTTACTCCATCGTGGAACTGGCCTGCCCTGCAGCTTTCTGGGACAAGACCCTGAAGGAACTGAACCTTACCCACAAGTACGGCATCCAGGTGATCGCCATCCGCGACCCGCTGGAACCCACCCCGAAAATCGGTAACATCGCAGACTACATCCTTAAGGAAAACGACGTGCTGTTCGTCATCGGCTCCAACGACGCCCTGGACAAACTGAAGGCATAA
- a CDS encoding FISUMP domain-containing protein, translated as MMHIRLSLLLAVLLISAVNALASPWDESPLETKAEKQARREAIEKAKRDSIAAQEKLAIKRTDDGSDLNKLEGTITDPRDNKVYKVKWIKGNLWMTQNMNIRKVPSVCFENNDRTCLKTGRLYTWEMAKRACPEGWRLPTANELDKIIHVEPSFEVRGGFRAFNGDFYAYDYTAVFWTADQDPDYADYAFFFTYESLGGWKKKGFYKDQANSVRCIKGEKPNNAKIYRSLSKSSAFDSL; from the coding sequence ATGATGCACATAAGATTGAGTTTGCTTCTTGCGGTTTTGCTGATTTCAGCGGTGAACGCGCTGGCCTCCCCCTGGGATGAAAGCCCCCTTGAGACCAAGGCAGAAAAACAAGCCCGCCGAGAAGCTATAGAAAAGGCAAAACGAGATTCCATCGCGGCACAGGAAAAGCTTGCGATCAAAAGAACCGACGACGGTTCCGATCTTAACAAGCTGGAAGGAACCATCACGGACCCCCGCGATAACAAGGTTTACAAAGTCAAGTGGATTAAAGGAAACTTATGGATGACGCAGAACATGAACATCCGTAAAGTGCCCAGCGTCTGCTTCGAGAACAACGACCGCACCTGTCTCAAGACTGGCAGACTTTACACCTGGGAAATGGCCAAGAGGGCCTGTCCCGAGGGATGGCGTCTCCCCACAGCTAACGAGCTGGACAAGATCATCCATGTAGAACCCTCCTTTGAGGTCAGGGGCGGTTTCAGAGCCTTTAACGGGGATTTTTACGCTTACGACTACACGGCCGTCTTCTGGACCGCGGACCAGGACCCGGATTACGCCGATTACGCCTTCTTTTTCACCTACGAGTCCCTAGGTGGATGGAAAAAGAAGGGTTTTTACAAGGATCAGGCCAATTCTGTTCGTTGCATCAAGGGTGAAAAGCCCAATAATGCCAAGATTTACAGGAGCCTCAGCAAGTCATCTGCCTTCGACAGCCTCTAG
- a CDS encoding TrkH family potassium uptake protein encodes MLRSRYEAFDYVEKTVEKKKKSGNPIVMIVAGYLALISLGAFLLSMPFAQREHIGILDAFFTATSAVCVTGLSTIDISSSFNAFGNWILVILMQAGGLGIMTISTVIILLAGMHPGFNHQSALLANYTQEGNVDAARILKAVLPFMFGLEAIGAVMYFTQFNEFVLEEYSLYDRIFASIFQAISSFCNVGFTLFPDSMVRFQLNPVANITTCVLALAGGFGFLAITEARYVFDFKKRSFQKVSLHTRIATTFTLIIVGVSIAFFIFSEWSNVFAGLTFGEKVQSSVFMAFTSRTAGLNNVDVPALSIGSLFFFIVIMLIGANPGSCGGGIKTTTTAVIALLGFNRLLGRKKTQILGRTIPETTVDKAVRIFVVAIVVIVAATLILLQTEANGNSIEQSNFLTILFEVVSAYSTCGLSMGITPDLSIPGKILICSVMFIGRMGPLFLISAVATNKDDGMWYAEEDIMVG; translated from the coding sequence ATGTTACGCTCAAGATATGAAGCATTCGACTATGTCGAAAAGACCGTCGAGAAGAAGAAAAAGTCCGGTAACCCCATCGTGATGATTGTGGCAGGTTACCTGGCCCTGATCTCCCTCGGAGCTTTTCTGCTGTCCATGCCCTTCGCCCAGCGCGAACACATCGGTATTCTGGACGCCTTCTTTACGGCAACCTCCGCAGTCTGTGTGACGGGACTTTCCACTATTGATATTAGTAGCAGTTTTAACGCCTTCGGCAACTGGATCCTGGTGATCCTCATGCAGGCAGGCGGTCTGGGTATCATGACGATTTCTACGGTAATCATCCTGTTGGCAGGTATGCACCCGGGATTCAACCATCAGTCCGCCCTGTTAGCCAACTACACCCAGGAAGGTAACGTGGACGCCGCCCGAATCCTTAAGGCAGTGCTGCCCTTCATGTTCGGGCTGGAAGCTATTGGCGCGGTCATGTACTTTACCCAGTTCAACGAATTCGTCCTGGAAGAGTATTCCCTGTACGACCGTATCTTCGCCAGCATTTTCCAGGCCATCAGTTCCTTCTGTAACGTGGGCTTCACCCTGTTCCCGGACTCCATGGTCCGTTTCCAGCTGAATCCGGTGGCGAACATCACCACCTGCGTGCTGGCTCTGGCCGGCGGTTTCGGCTTTCTGGCCATTACGGAAGCCCGCTACGTGTTCGACTTCAAGAAGCGCTCCTTCCAGAAGGTCTCCCTCCATACTAGAATCGCCACTACCTTTACCTTGATTATCGTCGGTGTCAGTATCGCCTTCTTTATCTTTAGCGAATGGAGCAACGTCTTCGCAGGCCTCACCTTCGGGGAAAAGGTCCAGTCCAGCGTGTTCATGGCCTTTACCAGCCGTACCGCCGGCCTCAACAACGTGGACGTTCCCGCCCTGAGTATCGGCAGCCTGTTCTTCTTTATCGTGATCATGCTGATTGGCGCCAACCCCGGTAGCTGTGGCGGCGGTATCAAGACGACCACCACCGCCGTGATCGCCCTCCTGGGGTTCAACCGCCTGCTGGGCCGCAAGAAAACCCAGATTCTCGGCCGAACCATTCCGGAAACCACGGTGGATAAGGCTGTCCGAATCTTTGTGGTAGCTATCGTGGTCATCGTTGCCGCCACCCTGATTTTGCTCCAGACCGAGGCCAATGGTAACTCCATCGAGCAATCCAACTTCCTGACCATCCTTTTCGAAGTGGTCAGCGCCTACAGCACCTGCGGGCTTTCCATGGGAATCACCCCGGATCTGTCCATCCCGGGAAAAATCCTGATTTGCTCCGTCATGTTCATTGGTCGTATGGGCCCCCTGTTCCTGATTTCCGCCGTGGCAACCAACAAGGACGACGGCATGTGGTACGCCGAAGAAGACATCATGGTGGGTTAA
- a CDS encoding DNA alkylation repair protein, whose product MTHAELVKKLFENQDLKYKEFHLPLVPGVSSDSLIGVRVPVLRKLAKEFFGTAKTLGKSQTGTARTVGGSVAKFMDTLPHKYFEENHIHSMLLEHIKDFDECLARTEQFLPYIDNWAICDGKKPRALLKDVPQFLKRIQEWVKSDHPYVVRFDINMLMDLFLDDRYDPKFLKWVAAVDTAKFKSLPEGAPSEPAAVMAPNPRVAAATPAGVTLANPEYYVQMEVAWYFATALAKHWDDALPYIEKRKLDPWTHNKAIQKSIESFRVTDEHKAYLRTLKV is encoded by the coding sequence ATGACCCACGCAGAACTTGTCAAGAAGCTTTTTGAAAATCAGGACCTGAAGTACAAGGAATTCCACCTGCCCTTGGTGCCGGGGGTTTCCAGTGATTCCCTTATCGGGGTGAGAGTTCCTGTGCTGCGAAAGCTGGCCAAGGAATTTTTTGGTACTGCTAAAACATTGGGCAAGTCGCAGACAGGGACCGCGCGGACCGTTGGTGGGTCCGTCGCCAAGTTCATGGACACGCTTCCCCACAAGTACTTTGAGGAAAACCATATCCATTCCATGCTGCTGGAGCACATCAAGGATTTTGACGAGTGCCTTGCCCGTACGGAGCAGTTTTTGCCCTACATTGACAACTGGGCCATTTGCGATGGGAAAAAGCCTCGCGCCCTGCTGAAGGATGTTCCGCAATTTCTGAAACGCATTCAGGAGTGGGTCAAGTCGGACCACCCTTATGTGGTGCGGTTCGACATCAACATGCTGATGGATTTGTTCCTGGATGACCGCTACGACCCGAAGTTTTTGAAGTGGGTGGCCGCTGTGGATACGGCCAAGTTCAAGTCGCTGCCGGAAGGGGCTCCAAGTGAGCCGGCTGCGGTGATGGCGCCGAACCCGAGGGTGGCTGCGGCAACCCCTGCGGGCGTTACGCTTGCAAATCCCGAATACTATGTGCAGATGGAAGTGGCCTGGTATTTCGCTACCGCACTTGCGAAACATTGGGACGACGCCTTGCCTTACATTGAAAAGCGTAAGCTGGATCCGTGGACCCATAACAAGGCCATCCAGAAATCTATCGAAAGCTTCCGCGTGACCGACGAGCACAAGGCCTATTTGCGTACGCTGAAGGTTTAA